In Blastopirellula sp. J2-11, a single genomic region encodes these proteins:
- a CDS encoding mechanosensitive ion channel domain-containing protein, with product MLNRSTENRLLFSLALCLATMLVPNFAPAQETPPPATDAALTVKDVEVRQKAVADFGGIEDAEKEKLAGQFDAAAKSLKSAAIWKEKKAEWQAAIDQPDEQAAKLKSQLETAEQATRSPVGETSKLPAIESEVEKLQRDLDQSKADLLNITAEVSRRTERQVANPKSIADLPAQAATLQTELATLPAAIEANPSQLARRTEIEAKLVEIGAELSAEKIELAAYDASSELFNLKKELASKKSAFLKKELERVRQLATEKRESEAKMQLEASKDQLEEAKKDTTDASSAITQFFELNTKLLEVRTKLLDELKQREDDLAKSKTRLENLLQLKRETEDKAAKDLPSDAIGVMLREARAQLTEERQFQVELQNRDEERKTLQLNLLDVRDAYSDVLVLKSDVEAGVIDPAEFLEKAGRIRLRLSRSLNRLAQMDDTFAFAKLAPQDAALKTPDLDDPEVVQRIAAVYDNRLTIVDDYYKSTEQLFTKIIDLEASEQNLATTTREFKTFIDERILWIRSPSALDWEEASEVVRTAGWLLSPANWRSLAKLAFNDFKRRPYAFLITAAFFGVLLFYKRRMRHRLNDIGSELAWKRLSPLRMTTEALIMTTLTALIWPSIFLAIGYFLSLLRGESALAAALSAGFYATTFVLFPLEMLKQLARPNGVMAAHFRVPDEVTKDIRWTSGSLKYLLPLAAGINAAAEEHSGSAVDDPLARAVFIISIALVSVVLWRALGKQSSARKWIQDNYSSGIFATLAPAAFLAFIALPLGLAIAAAWGYYYGAVRIAETLNSTLYLVIAVGVGQGFLFRWIMLKRTLLLRERLKAQLQKSEKETLSSEVVGAAQETPELDPSIIGEQTRHLVKVMFGGILLVGLAVIWKDVLPAVRSLGRTTIYPVMEFGQTLDIPTISSPVTATSATKTSEAGVESTVIPSLSLDNAPASTIEYRLTLGSFTLAILAAFVTFVLARNLPGVLELFVLPRLELDSGGRFAVATICQYLVVTLGVIAAAGWLGLQWDKIQWLVAAMSVGLGFGLQEIFANFIAGLILLIERPIRIGDIVTIDGVTGTIARIQIRSTTILNWDRQEFIVPNKEFITGRVLNWTLSSTLNRIEIPIGIAYGSDTRKAEATLRKVLSNHPYILKDPEPLVTFEAFGDSALTFTVRAYLANFDHRLETIHQLHLQIDDAFREAEIEIAFPQTDLHIRSAPEELTKSWEESLRQNRSNGNGNGKHGDGPHSSSESTASPTESN from the coding sequence ATGCTGAATCGATCGACGGAAAACCGCTTACTTTTCTCTCTGGCGCTTTGCTTGGCGACCATGCTGGTCCCTAACTTTGCGCCAGCTCAAGAGACTCCTCCACCCGCTACGGACGCTGCGCTTACGGTGAAGGATGTCGAAGTTCGCCAAAAAGCGGTCGCCGATTTCGGTGGAATTGAAGACGCCGAAAAAGAAAAACTGGCCGGACAGTTTGACGCGGCGGCGAAAAGCCTGAAGTCTGCGGCCATCTGGAAAGAAAAAAAAGCGGAATGGCAAGCCGCTATCGATCAGCCGGACGAACAAGCGGCCAAACTCAAGAGCCAGTTGGAAACGGCCGAACAGGCAACCCGCTCGCCGGTCGGTGAAACTTCAAAACTGCCGGCCATTGAATCGGAGGTCGAAAAGCTGCAGCGTGACCTGGATCAGTCGAAAGCCGATCTGCTAAATATCACCGCCGAAGTTTCTCGTCGCACCGAACGCCAGGTCGCTAATCCCAAGTCGATCGCTGATCTGCCCGCTCAAGCGGCGACGCTGCAAACCGAACTAGCGACCTTGCCGGCGGCAATCGAAGCGAATCCATCGCAGTTGGCCCGGCGAACCGAAATCGAAGCGAAGCTGGTCGAAATCGGCGCGGAGTTAAGCGCCGAAAAGATCGAACTCGCGGCGTACGATGCGTCGAGCGAGCTATTCAATCTAAAAAAGGAATTGGCGAGCAAGAAAAGCGCCTTCTTAAAAAAGGAGTTGGAGCGTGTTCGCCAATTGGCGACCGAAAAGCGTGAATCCGAAGCCAAAATGCAACTGGAAGCGTCCAAGGACCAGTTGGAAGAAGCCAAAAAAGATACGACCGACGCCTCGTCGGCGATTACGCAATTCTTTGAACTCAACACAAAATTGCTGGAAGTTCGCACCAAATTACTGGACGAACTGAAGCAGCGCGAAGACGACTTGGCCAAGTCGAAAACCCGTTTGGAAAATCTGCTTCAGCTCAAGCGAGAAACGGAAGACAAAGCAGCCAAAGATCTTCCCTCTGACGCGATCGGCGTCATGTTGCGGGAAGCTCGCGCCCAGTTGACCGAAGAGCGGCAATTTCAGGTGGAGTTGCAAAACCGAGACGAAGAGCGCAAAACGCTGCAATTAAATCTGCTGGACGTACGCGACGCCTATAGTGATGTGCTGGTGCTCAAGTCGGATGTGGAAGCCGGTGTTATTGATCCCGCCGAGTTTCTGGAAAAGGCGGGGCGAATTCGCCTGCGTCTGTCGCGCAGTCTGAATCGCTTAGCGCAGATGGACGATACGTTCGCGTTCGCCAAACTGGCGCCGCAAGACGCCGCGCTGAAGACCCCGGATTTGGATGATCCGGAAGTCGTGCAACGTATCGCCGCCGTTTACGATAACCGTTTAACCATTGTTGACGACTACTATAAATCGACCGAACAACTGTTCACGAAGATTATTGATCTGGAGGCGAGCGAGCAGAATCTGGCGACCACAACCCGCGAATTCAAAACCTTTATCGACGAGCGAATTCTGTGGATTCGCTCTCCCAGTGCTCTCGACTGGGAAGAAGCCAGCGAAGTGGTTCGGACCGCCGGATGGCTGCTTTCTCCCGCCAATTGGCGAAGTCTCGCCAAACTGGCGTTCAACGATTTCAAACGACGTCCTTACGCGTTTCTGATCACGGCCGCTTTTTTTGGCGTCCTGCTGTTTTACAAGCGGCGGATGCGGCATCGGCTGAATGATATTGGCTCGGAACTCGCCTGGAAGCGACTTTCGCCGCTGCGCATGACGACCGAAGCGTTGATCATGACGACGCTGACAGCGTTAATCTGGCCGTCGATCTTTTTGGCGATCGGCTATTTCCTGTCACTGCTGCGGGGAGAATCGGCGCTGGCGGCGGCGCTTTCCGCTGGATTCTATGCGACGACGTTCGTGTTGTTTCCGCTAGAAATGCTGAAACAACTGGCCCGCCCCAACGGCGTCATGGCGGCCCACTTTCGCGTTCCGGACGAGGTGACCAAAGATATCCGCTGGACCAGCGGATCGCTGAAATACCTGCTGCCGCTGGCGGCCGGCATTAACGCCGCCGCAGAAGAACATAGCGGGTCGGCCGTCGATGACCCGCTCGCACGAGCCGTCTTTATCATCTCGATCGCACTCGTTTCCGTCGTCCTGTGGCGAGCGCTCGGCAAGCAGAGTTCCGCGAGAAAATGGATCCAAGACAACTACAGCAGCGGCATTTTTGCAACCCTCGCACCTGCCGCGTTCCTCGCGTTTATCGCGCTGCCGCTGGGGTTGGCGATTGCCGCGGCCTGGGGCTACTACTATGGCGCGGTTCGCATTGCCGAAACGCTGAATTCAACGCTCTATCTGGTGATTGCGGTCGGCGTGGGGCAAGGCTTTCTGTTCCGCTGGATCATGCTCAAGCGAACGTTGCTGCTACGCGAACGCTTAAAGGCGCAACTGCAAAAGAGCGAAAAGGAAACGCTTTCTAGCGAAGTCGTCGGAGCCGCCCAAGAAACGCCGGAACTGGATCCCTCGATCATCGGCGAGCAGACGCGGCATCTGGTGAAAGTGATGTTCGGCGGGATTTTACTCGTCGGTCTGGCGGTTATCTGGAAAGACGTTTTGCCGGCGGTGCGCAGTCTCGGCCGCACAACCATCTATCCTGTCATGGAATTTGGTCAAACGTTAGATATCCCGACAATTTCGTCCCCCGTCACGGCGACTTCGGCAACCAAGACAAGCGAAGCTGGAGTCGAGTCGACCGTCATCCCTTCCTTGTCGCTCGATAATGCTCCCGCGTCGACGATCGAATATCGATTAACGCTCGGTTCGTTTACGCTGGCGATCTTGGCCGCCTTTGTGACATTCGTCTTGGCCCGCAATCTGCCTGGCGTGCTGGAATTGTTTGTTCTGCCGCGACTCGAACTCGACTCAGGCGGGCGTTTCGCCGTCGCTACGATCTGTCAATACTTGGTGGTTACGCTCGGCGTGATCGCCGCCGCCGGTTGGCTCGGCTTGCAATGGGACAAAATCCAATGGCTGGTCGCCGCAATGTCGGTCGGGCTTGGTTTCGGCTTGCAGGAAATTTTTGCGAACTTCATCGCCGGTTTGATCCTCTTGATCGAACGTCCGATTCGGATCGGCGACATCGTCACGATCGATGGAGTCACCGGCACGATCGCCCGTATTCAAATTCGTTCGACGACCATTTTAAACTGGGACCGTCAAGAGTTTATCGTGCCCAACAAAGAGTTCATCACTGGGCGCGTGTTGAACTGGACCTTGAGCAGCACGCTGAACCGGATTGAGATTCCGATCGGTATCGCCTATGGATCCGATACCCGCAAGGCCGAAGCGACGTTGCGTAAGGTGCTGAGCAACCATCCCTATATTCTCAAAGACCCTGAACCGCTGGTCACTTTTGAAGCGTTTGGCGATAGTGCGTTGACCTTCACCGTCCGCGCTTACCTGGCGAATTTCGACCATCGGCTCGAAACGATTCATCAATTGCATTTGCAAATTGACGACGCTTTCCGCGAAGCAGAGATCGAAATCGCCTTTCCGCAGACCGATCTTCATATTCGTTCGGCGCCAGAAGAGCTCACCAAGAGTTGGGAAGAGTCGCTGCGTCAAAATCGGAGCAATGGAAACGGAAATGGAAAGCATGGTGACGGACCACATAGCTCTTCCGAGTCCACCGCTTCTCCGACCGAGTCCAACTAG